A genomic region of Trichocoleus sp. contains the following coding sequences:
- a CDS encoding single-stranded DNA-binding protein — translation MASTGLNKWIVSGNLAADAQMKTVELRNGEKAKLAEATLYVRKTRSRDESFTVKLSIWEKSYAWRKLPYLKKGSLIICTGSVEPNPYMSSNGNAPRAGLEMTVLDVDLDIVRGLDDEETNGDELDIKNGMNEAINSETQALTPISK, via the coding sequence ATGGCAAGTACTGGACTGAACAAGTGGATTGTCAGTGGAAATTTAGCAGCTGATGCACAGATGAAAACTGTTGAGCTGCGGAATGGAGAGAAGGCAAAGCTTGCTGAAGCCACTCTTTATGTACGCAAAACCCGCAGCCGGGATGAGTCGTTTACTGTCAAACTTAGTATTTGGGAGAAGTCGTATGCTTGGCGCAAGCTTCCTTACTTAAAAAAGGGCTCACTTATCATCTGTACGGGGAGTGTTGAGCCAAATCCGTATATGTCGAGTAATGGGAATGCCCCCAGAGCAGGCTTGGAGATGACTGTTCTGGACGTTGACCTAGATATTGTGCGGGGCTTAGATGATGAAGAGACAAACGGTGATGAGTTGGATATTAAGAACGGAATGAATGAAGCAATAAATAGTGAGACGCAAGCCTTAACACCAATTAGTAAGTAA
- a CDS encoding thioredoxin family protein produces the protein MTIWLMSLAVIKFSSEDCGLCHKMSFYDQKVAEELGLSFVDVKMQDTATYRKYRKILLTQYPDKAEMGWPTYLICEAPEAEFKILGEVKGAHPKGEFRTKLQEVVAQGNS, from the coding sequence ATGACAATCTGGCTTATGAGCTTAGCAGTAATCAAATTTTCCTCAGAAGATTGTGGGCTTTGCCACAAAATGTCATTCTATGACCAGAAAGTAGCTGAAGAGTTAGGACTGTCCTTCGTGGATGTCAAAATGCAAGACACGGCAACCTATCGAAAATATCGTAAAATCTTGCTGACTCAGTATCCTGATAAGGCTGAAATGGGTTGGCCCACCTACCTCATCTGTGAAGCACCTGAAGCAGAGTTCAAAATTCTAGGTGAAGTGAAAGGGGCACACCCAAAAGGAGAATTTCGCACAAAATTACAAGAGGTGGTTGCTCAAGGAAACAGCTAA
- a CDS encoding glycosyltransferase has product MGWPRVSVIIPSYNCDRYLGQAIDSVLHQTFTDYEVIVIDDGSTDNTAAVLEHYGDRIRAVRQKNQGVALARNHGIGLAQGEWIAFLDADDFFFPDKLAAQIAVVEAEPTLGIVHSGWQRVDAEGNVLMTVEPWQQIPKLTLESWLRWKPVLPSAMLFRREWLVQSGGFDARFPPAEDTELVLRLARLGCESAWLPQVTVGYRQHPGSAMHKGLPQAKSLAAVIEDFFAQPDLPESIRLQENSVRYHTLVWIAWYLHYTGHPNEMVMFLQQAWHKSPYPLMEAIVHWADSFTAFSQSWGHLFDAEVLARSAEWQDLVRWLWQQSSIRGQKS; this is encoded by the coding sequence ATGGGTTGGCCGCGGGTCAGTGTGATTATTCCGAGCTATAACTGCGATCGATACTTGGGGCAGGCGATCGACAGCGTTTTGCATCAAACCTTTACCGACTATGAAGTGATTGTGATTGATGACGGCTCAACTGATAACACTGCAGCAGTATTAGAGCACTATGGCGATCGAATTCGAGCAGTGCGGCAGAAAAATCAGGGTGTTGCTCTAGCACGAAATCATGGGATTGGCTTGGCACAGGGCGAGTGGATTGCTTTTCTGGATGCAGATGATTTTTTCTTTCCCGACAAACTAGCAGCACAGATTGCAGTTGTTGAGGCAGAGCCAACATTGGGCATTGTTCATAGTGGGTGGCAGAGGGTTGATGCCGAGGGTAATGTGCTGATGACTGTAGAACCCTGGCAGCAGATCCCAAAGCTGACACTGGAGAGCTGGCTGCGCTGGAAACCTGTTCTTCCTAGTGCTATGTTATTTCGACGAGAATGGCTGGTGCAATCGGGCGGATTTGATGCACGGTTTCCTCCTGCGGAAGATACAGAGCTTGTTTTGCGACTGGCGAGACTGGGCTGCGAATCAGCTTGGCTGCCTCAGGTTACAGTGGGCTATCGGCAGCATCCAGGGAGCGCCATGCATAAAGGACTGCCTCAAGCAAAATCATTGGCGGCAGTCATCGAGGACTTCTTTGCCCAGCCCGACTTACCTGAGTCGATTCGTCTGCAAGAGAACAGCGTCCGCTATCACACTCTTGTCTGGATTGCCTGGTATCTTCACTACACTGGGCATCCGAATGAGATGGTCATGTTTTTGCAGCAGGCATGGCACAAGTCGCCCTATCCGTTAATGGAGGCGATCGTGCATTGGGCAGACAGTTTTACAGCCTTCTCCCAGAGTTGGGGGCATCTATTTGATGCAGAGGTGTTAGCACGATCGGCAGAATGGCAAGATTTGGTGAGATGGTTGTGGCAGCAGTCGAGTATTAGGGGTCAGAAGAGTTAG
- a CDS encoding family 1 glycosylhydrolase, with amino-acid sequence MQTSFQSTDSFLWGVATSGYQSEGGYNGSGQPQNNWSWSEAKGSVMRTGSATEFWTRYQEDFQLCQQLGLNAFRLGLEWARIQPCTDPQSRTAPPFDWNALDAYADRIAACRRAGLEPVVTLHHFTHPAWLGLDAWLSEETIDPFVEYVRVTVTRVNRRLTAHHQLPPIHWYITINEPNILVSNTYLNRQFPGSAIGFGAALKAYNHMLTAHVRAYNCIHDLYEAEGWTAPRVSLNTYCNDLYWSEKVIWDLLDLRQHSVKLRNLKDYISDKARQLEAALKQAMLPFRHDLPYQLGRLAHWSSNRLGYRLFNIQQFNLFLQELEFSPRPQVFDYVAIDYYDPFIAHIFRLPSFSDFEFKTKDPRAWAMSGITSKWWDWRSLPEGLHFFCKYYSEDLGNAPVLIGENGMALRRKPDNSIATHRTDQLRRSEFLEAHVQQVRRLLRESVPMVGYLHWSLTDNYEWGSYTPRFGLFSIDFTQNSDRLAEDHLGDRPSKTYARLIQEFRADHANSQIAP; translated from the coding sequence ATGCAGACTAGTTTTCAATCAACAGATTCCTTCTTATGGGGCGTGGCAACCTCTGGCTATCAAAGCGAGGGCGGCTACAACGGTTCTGGGCAACCCCAAAATAATTGGTCATGGAGTGAAGCCAAGGGCAGTGTCATGCGAACTGGTTCTGCTACGGAGTTCTGGACGCGCTATCAGGAAGATTTCCAACTCTGTCAGCAACTGGGGCTAAATGCGTTTCGTCTGGGTTTGGAGTGGGCGCGGATTCAACCCTGCACCGATCCTCAATCGCGCACTGCTCCCCCATTCGACTGGAATGCTCTTGATGCCTATGCCGATCGAATTGCTGCTTGTCGTCGGGCTGGGCTGGAACCTGTTGTAACGCTGCACCACTTCACACATCCGGCTTGGCTAGGGCTAGATGCTTGGCTCTCTGAAGAAACGATCGATCCTTTTGTGGAATATGTGCGCGTCACTGTTACGCGAGTTAATCGCCGCCTTACAGCACATCACCAATTGCCGCCCATCCACTGGTACATCACCATCAATGAACCGAATATTCTTGTCTCAAATACCTATTTGAATCGGCAGTTTCCCGGTTCTGCGATCGGGTTTGGCGCAGCATTAAAGGCATATAACCATATGCTGACAGCCCATGTGCGCGCTTATAACTGCATCCATGATCTATACGAAGCAGAAGGCTGGACAGCGCCGCGCGTCTCACTCAACACTTATTGTAACGATCTGTACTGGTCAGAAAAGGTCATCTGGGATTTGCTAGATCTGCGGCAGCATTCCGTTAAGCTCAGAAACCTCAAAGACTATATTTCTGACAAAGCCCGACAGCTAGAAGCGGCACTCAAACAAGCCATGCTGCCCTTTCGTCATGATCTGCCTTACCAACTGGGACGACTGGCGCACTGGAGTTCCAACCGCCTTGGATATCGCTTATTCAACATCCAGCAATTTAATTTGTTCCTTCAAGAGCTAGAATTCTCGCCGCGTCCTCAGGTATTTGACTATGTGGCGATCGATTACTATGACCCGTTCATCGCCCATATTTTTCGCCTCCCTTCCTTCTCCGATTTCGAGTTCAAAACGAAAGACCCTCGCGCTTGGGCAATGAGCGGCATCACCAGTAAATGGTGGGATTGGCGCAGCCTCCCGGAAGGGCTACACTTCTTCTGCAAATACTACTCTGAAGACTTAGGTAATGCCCCTGTCCTTATTGGTGAAAATGGCATGGCGCTCCGCCGCAAACCTGACAATAGCATTGCAACTCATCGGACGGATCAACTGCGCCGCAGTGAGTTTTTAGAGGCACATGTTCAGCAAGTTCGACGCCTGTTAAGAGAATCCGTCCCAATGGTGGGCTATTTACACTGGTCACTCACCGATAACTACGAGTGGGGATCATACACACCTCGCTTTGGGCTATTCAGCATTGACTTCACTCAAAACAGCGATCGACTGGCAGAAGATCACTTGGGCGATCGACCGTCTAAAACCTATGCCAGACTTATCCAAGAATTTCGCGCAGACCACGCCAACTCTCAAATTGCCCCCTAA
- a CDS encoding glycosyltransferase, which produces MTRILILYSSLGSGHVSAAKALKKAFLNFPEVEVLIEDALTYASTVYRSAITQLYEQLSEKAPLLYKAFYEGSDVNDLERSLDSNLTWARLERPFFRKLGRFVRKANPDVVVCVQQIPSRLLQLLDKEDEVSKPQYVVITDTIAHSTWINYGVNGYFLPNDLSANFLIQRGVDSDLLHVTGIPITLESAKPKSTSEVRSRYHLPIDQSVITLFGGGLNPRRVRAMLSNLLEFSGAGVIILAAGRNADLLDAVVDLDSTPTTVLRKLGTIDYVDDLIVASDLIITKAGGLITSEILARGTPMVIVDPIPGQEEQNADVIAAAGAGVQLRLLEMVTPAVQYLLNHPERLAEMKQAGLAIGQPRAALNIAEYVLNNWQFHCIPKDSNRLKPYAD; this is translated from the coding sequence ATGACAAGGATCCTCATTCTTTATTCCTCGCTCGGCTCAGGTCATGTCAGTGCTGCAAAAGCGCTTAAAAAGGCATTCCTCAACTTTCCAGAAGTAGAAGTGTTGATTGAAGATGCGCTCACCTACGCCAGTACGGTCTATCGCAGTGCGATTACTCAGCTTTATGAGCAACTGAGTGAAAAAGCGCCTCTCTTATACAAGGCTTTCTATGAAGGCAGTGATGTTAATGATCTGGAACGATCGCTCGACAGTAACTTAACCTGGGCAAGGTTAGAGCGTCCTTTTTTTCGTAAGCTGGGACGTTTTGTCAGAAAAGCCAATCCTGATGTTGTAGTTTGCGTGCAGCAAATTCCCAGTCGACTATTGCAGCTTTTAGATAAAGAAGATGAAGTCTCTAAACCGCAGTACGTTGTAATCACCGATACAATCGCTCATAGCACCTGGATTAACTATGGTGTGAATGGCTACTTTTTGCCGAATGACCTGAGTGCCAATTTTTTAATTCAGCGCGGCGTCGATTCCGACCTGCTGCATGTCACCGGGATTCCGATTACGCTAGAAAGTGCCAAGCCAAAATCTACATCAGAAGTCCGATCGCGCTATCACTTACCGATCGATCAATCGGTCATTACGCTGTTTGGTGGTGGATTGAATCCCCGACGAGTACGGGCAATGCTATCGAACCTGTTGGAATTTTCAGGTGCAGGCGTGATCATTCTGGCTGCCGGACGCAACGCCGATCTGCTAGATGCTGTGGTCGACTTAGACTCTACTCCGACAACTGTGCTTCGCAAATTGGGTACGATCGATTATGTCGATGATTTGATTGTGGCGAGTGATCTCATCATTACGAAAGCAGGTGGACTGATCACCAGCGAAATTTTGGCACGTGGTACGCCGATGGTTATTGTTGACCCCATTCCTGGTCAGGAAGAACAAAATGCCGATGTGATTGCCGCAGCAGGGGCAGGGGTGCAGCTACGCCTACTTGAAATGGTGACGCCAGCAGTTCAATATTTGCTCAATCATCCAGAGCGACTGGCAGAGATGAAACAAGCAGGCTTGGCGATCGGTCAGCCTCGTGCTGCGCTGAATATTGCTGAATATGTGTTGAACAATTGGCAGTTTCACTGTATTCCTAAAGACTCGAACAGACTAAAACCCTATGCAGACTAG
- a CDS encoding CIA30 family protein: MSQPTRSTWDAGRFLQTLTYFETIPVVSWLQKMFSGSTPPVPPQPQAGILFDFSQPTASLHQVWGALDDVVMGGVSASSLQYQEGFVLFTGNVSTANSGGFASIRTRNFEPPLNLAGYSGLLLRVQGDGQRYKFLIRDDDSWDSIAYSYSFDTTANQEIMVQIPFAATIPVFRAKTLNPARPLDLTHIRSLQMMLSKFEYDGGLNPHFSPGEFCLRVKTIGVY, translated from the coding sequence ATGTCTCAGCCTACTCGCTCTACCTGGGATGCTGGTCGCTTCCTGCAAACGTTAACCTATTTCGAAACAATTCCTGTTGTTAGCTGGCTGCAAAAGATGTTCTCAGGTTCTACTCCCCCAGTGCCACCTCAACCGCAAGCAGGAATTCTGTTTGATTTTAGTCAACCTACCGCTTCGCTTCACCAAGTTTGGGGGGCGTTGGATGATGTTGTCATGGGTGGCGTTAGTGCCAGTTCGTTGCAGTATCAGGAAGGGTTTGTTCTGTTTACGGGAAATGTCTCAACCGCAAATTCTGGTGGATTCGCCTCAATTCGGACACGCAATTTTGAACCACCTCTAAATTTGGCAGGTTATTCTGGTCTTTTGCTGCGGGTGCAAGGCGACGGACAACGCTACAAATTTCTGATCCGTGATGATGATAGCTGGGATAGCATTGCCTACTCCTATTCCTTCGATACAACAGCGAACCAAGAAATTATGGTTCAAATTCCTTTTGCAGCTACCATTCCTGTGTTTCGAGCTAAAACGCTGAATCCGGCTCGTCCGCTAGATCTAACTCACATCCGCTCGCTTCAGATGATGTTGAGCAAGTTTGAGTATGATGGCGGACTCAACCCCCATTTCTCGCCAGGTGAATTTTGTTTGCGGGTGAAGACGATCGGCGTGTATTAG
- a CDS encoding GAF domain-containing protein, whose translation MQNRFNRNMVPEAKTFDQGLRKLIGRLSQSLERDTLVQQTTSYLRETLKVDRVVLYYFYRQWKGRVTFESLSDPKYSVYGETGPDECFNGDYARMYFEGRVRAIPDIEVEPIAECHRDFLRGMNVRANLVVPVLIGNSDNSKRLWGLLVAHHCQDKKDWTEADIQAMQKGAVTLAISPAITNLN comes from the coding sequence GTGCAAAATCGTTTCAATCGCAATATGGTTCCCGAAGCAAAAACATTTGATCAGGGATTGAGAAAGCTGATCGGTCGGCTATCCCAAAGCCTAGAGCGAGATACTTTAGTACAACAAACCACTTCTTATCTGCGAGAAACCCTGAAAGTCGATCGCGTTGTCCTGTATTACTTCTACCGTCAGTGGAAGGGGCGAGTTACCTTTGAGTCCCTCAGTGATCCAAAATACTCTGTTTATGGAGAAACTGGACCAGACGAGTGCTTCAATGGTGATTACGCAAGAATGTATTTTGAAGGGCGAGTCCGAGCGATTCCTGATATTGAGGTAGAGCCGATCGCAGAGTGCCATCGCGACTTTTTGCGCGGTATGAATGTTCGGGCAAATCTTGTCGTGCCTGTTCTAATTGGCAATTCTGATAACTCAAAGCGGCTGTGGGGACTGCTTGTTGCTCATCACTGTCAGGACAAAAAAGACTGGACAGAGGCAGATATTCAAGCAATGCAAAAGGGTGCCGTAACCTTAGCAATTTCTCCTGCCATCACTAATCTCAATTAA
- the acs gene encoding acetate--CoA ligase encodes MTQPTIESILQENRLFPPSEAFSQQAQIKSLEEYQQLYDRAKADPETFWAELADQELHWFQKWDKVLDWQPPFAKWFVNGKTNISYNCLDRHLTTWRRNKAALIWEGEPGDSRTLTYAQLHREVCQFANVLKLLGVKKGDVVGIYMPMIPEAAIAMLACARIGATHTVVFGGFSAEALRDRLNDGKARLVITSDGGWRKDAIVPLKEQVDKALANNAAPSVENVLVVQRTAQQIHMEPGRDHWWHDLRQGISADCPAEPMDSEDMLFILYTSGSTGKPKGVVHTTAGYNLYTHLTTKWIFDLRDTDVYWCTADVGWITGHSYIVYGPLSNGATTLMYEGAPRPSNPGCFWDVIEKYGVTIFYTAPTAIRAFIKTGEHLPNARNLSSLRLLGTVGEPINPEAWMWYHRVIGGERCPIVDTWWQTETGGIMITALPGAIPTKPGSATRPFPGILAEVVDLEGHPVPANEGGYLAVKYPWPGMMRTVYGDPDRFRRTYWEHIAPIDGQYLYFAGDGARQDEDGYFWVMGRVDDVINVAGHRLGTMEIESALVSHPAVAEAAVVGKPDELKGSDVVAFVTLEGSFTPSKELEAELKKHVVSEIGAIARPGEIRFSDALPKTRSGKIMRRLLRSLAAGEEVSGDTSTLEDRSVLDKLRSGS; translated from the coding sequence ATGACTCAACCTACAATTGAATCCATCCTTCAAGAAAATCGCCTGTTTCCTCCATCAGAGGCATTTTCACAGCAGGCACAAATCAAAAGCCTGGAGGAATATCAGCAGCTTTACGATCGGGCAAAAGCTGACCCCGAAACCTTTTGGGCAGAACTGGCTGATCAAGAACTGCACTGGTTTCAGAAATGGGATAAGGTTCTGGACTGGCAGCCGCCCTTTGCTAAGTGGTTTGTCAATGGCAAGACGAACATTTCCTACAACTGTCTCGATCGCCATCTGACAACCTGGAGACGTAACAAAGCAGCTCTGATCTGGGAAGGCGAGCCCGGTGACTCTCGAACCCTGACCTATGCTCAGTTACACCGTGAAGTTTGTCAGTTTGCCAATGTGCTGAAGCTGCTTGGCGTGAAGAAAGGCGATGTGGTTGGCATCTATATGCCGATGATTCCCGAAGCAGCCATTGCCATGCTTGCCTGTGCCCGGATTGGGGCAACCCATACCGTTGTGTTTGGTGGTTTCAGTGCTGAAGCATTGCGCGATCGACTCAACGATGGCAAAGCAAGATTGGTGATTACATCAGATGGAGGCTGGCGCAAAGATGCGATCGTTCCTTTGAAGGAGCAGGTTGATAAGGCTCTAGCGAATAATGCCGCCCCTTCCGTTGAGAATGTGTTGGTGGTTCAGCGCACTGCCCAGCAAATCCACATGGAACCGGGACGCGATCATTGGTGGCATGATTTACGGCAGGGCATTTCTGCGGATTGTCCGGCAGAACCAATGGATAGTGAGGATATGCTGTTTATCCTTTATACCTCTGGCAGCACCGGAAAACCGAAGGGAGTAGTGCATACAACCGCAGGCTATAATCTCTACACCCACCTGACAACCAAGTGGATCTTTGATCTGCGCGACACAGATGTTTATTGGTGTACAGCAGATGTGGGTTGGATTACAGGACATAGCTACATCGTTTATGGTCCCCTCTCCAATGGGGCAACGACGCTAATGTATGAAGGTGCGCCTCGACCCTCAAATCCTGGCTGCTTCTGGGATGTGATTGAGAAGTATGGCGTCACTATTTTCTATACGGCTCCCACAGCAATTCGCGCCTTTATTAAAACTGGAGAACATTTGCCAAACGCGCGAAATCTCTCTTCACTGCGCCTCCTGGGAACGGTAGGTGAACCGATTAATCCAGAAGCCTGGATGTGGTATCACCGCGTTATTGGGGGCGAACGTTGCCCGATCGTTGATACCTGGTGGCAAACTGAAACGGGTGGCATTATGATTACGGCGCTTCCGGGCGCGATTCCGACAAAGCCTGGATCGGCAACACGTCCGTTCCCCGGTATTTTGGCAGAGGTGGTTGATCTTGAGGGTCATCCTGTTCCAGCTAATGAAGGGGGCTATCTGGCAGTGAAATATCCCTGGCCTGGCATGATGCGAACGGTGTATGGTGATCCCGATCGCTTCCGACGAACCTACTGGGAGCATATTGCACCGATTGATGGGCAATACCTCTACTTTGCTGGAGATGGCGCAAGACAAGATGAAGACGGCTATTTCTGGGTGATGGGTCGCGTCGATGATGTGATCAACGTTGCTGGACATCGCCTGGGAACAATGGAAATTGAGTCGGCACTGGTGTCTCATCCTGCGGTTGCGGAAGCAGCGGTTGTGGGCAAACCAGATGAACTGAAGGGAAGTGATGTGGTTGCGTTTGTAACACTTGAAGGCTCATTTACGCCCAGCAAAGAGCTAGAAGCAGAACTGAAGAAGCACGTCGTCAGCGAGATTGGGGCGATCGCTCGTCCTGGGGAAATTCGCTTTAGTGATGCATTACCCAAAACCCGATCGGGTAAGATTATGCGGCGATTGTTACGGTCACTTGCAGCAGGAGAAGAAGTTTCGGGCGATACTTCAACACTAGAAGATCGATCGGTGTTGGATAAGCTCCGCAGCGGCTCATAA
- the gshA gene encoding glutamate--cysteine ligase: MLSKGFEVEMYTGTPEGAVVGLSDKIVAALQGFVREPDSRNVEYTTAPLYRYERLLCDLVRPRRQLRAYLQQLGNYTLLPGSTLALGGGDRFYRSDPGNPYHTYIEQTYGTTVVTASIHINVGISDPETLMRACRLVRLEAPLYLAMSASSPFLDGQLTGFHSTRWGLFPKTPAHVPLFDSHAHYIRWTEEQLVKGTMQNVRHLWSSVRPNGDRRPYSLNRLELRICDLVSDPIALLAITALLEARLLQLIADPSLDPLVSSTLPADDRAEALIALTDENEIQAAKFSLDAELRHWKDGRKILARTWIEELYQEVWETAKKQGFSCFLMPLKKLLREGNEAQRWLKQIERGSNPEAVVQQAIQTIATEELALADEICQPLVA, translated from the coding sequence ATGCTATCGAAAGGCTTTGAAGTCGAGATGTATACAGGCACGCCGGAAGGAGCAGTTGTTGGTCTTTCTGACAAAATTGTGGCTGCACTGCAAGGTTTTGTGCGTGAGCCAGATAGTCGTAACGTTGAGTATACAACGGCTCCCTTATATCGCTATGAGCGGCTCCTCTGTGACCTGGTGCGCCCTCGACGGCAGCTGCGAGCTTATCTCCAACAGCTAGGCAACTATACGCTGCTTCCGGGCAGTACGCTGGCGCTAGGTGGAGGCGATCGGTTTTATCGGTCTGATCCGGGCAACCCTTATCACACCTATATTGAACAGACCTACGGCACAACGGTTGTTACAGCCAGCATTCATATCAACGTTGGCATCAGTGATCCAGAAACTTTGATGCGTGCCTGCCGTCTGGTGCGGCTAGAAGCTCCCCTTTACCTGGCGATGAGTGCTTCTTCTCCGTTTCTCGATGGACAACTCACTGGGTTTCACTCAACTCGGTGGGGCCTCTTTCCAAAAACTCCGGCGCATGTGCCCTTGTTTGACAGCCATGCTCACTATATTCGCTGGACGGAAGAACAATTGGTCAAAGGAACGATGCAAAATGTTCGCCATCTCTGGAGTTCGGTGCGTCCGAATGGCGATCGTCGTCCCTACAGTCTCAACCGTCTGGAGCTGCGAATTTGTGATCTGGTGAGTGATCCGATCGCACTATTGGCAATCACCGCATTACTGGAAGCGCGCTTGCTGCAACTGATTGCTGATCCAAGTCTTGACCCACTGGTTTCGAGTACCTTACCCGCAGACGATCGCGCCGAAGCCCTCATTGCCCTTACCGATGAGAACGAAATACAGGCAGCAAAATTCAGCTTGGATGCTGAGCTGCGACACTGGAAAGATGGCCGCAAAATTTTAGCGAGAACCTGGATTGAAGAACTCTATCAAGAAGTTTGGGAGACGGCAAAAAAACAGGGCTTTAGCTGCTTCCTGATGCCGCTCAAAAAGCTATTGCGTGAGGGCAACGAAGCTCAACGATGGCTGAAGCAAATTGAACGAGGCTCAAATCCAGAAGCTGTCGTGCAGCAGGCAATTCAGACGATCGCGACTGAAGAACTGGCACTGGCAGATGAGATTTGTCAGCCCCTTGTTGCTTAA
- a CDS encoding HAD family phosphatase, translated as MLKALLFDLDGTLANTDPVHFQNWQEILQTFGVSIDRSLYRTHFSGRRNIEIVQDVLPQLSPEAGNELSAQKEAMFRTQVESLTPMPGLLEVLKWADEQQLQRAIVTNAPVENVEFMLRVLHLEEVFPLVILGDELPLGKPDPMPYLAALDHLNITAEEAIAFEDSPSGIRSAVAAGIPTVGIASTHDPQRLYQLGATLVVDDFTAKHLWTLLQHPSIPATSSSR; from the coding sequence ATGTTAAAGGCACTTTTATTTGACCTCGATGGAACACTCGCAAATACTGATCCGGTTCATTTTCAGAACTGGCAGGAAATCCTCCAGACGTTTGGTGTTTCCATCGATCGCAGTCTTTACCGGACTCATTTTAGCGGCAGACGCAATATCGAAATTGTGCAGGATGTTCTGCCCCAGCTTTCGCCAGAAGCCGGAAATGAACTGAGCGCCCAAAAGGAAGCCATGTTTCGGACACAGGTAGAATCGCTCACGCCCATGCCCGGACTGTTAGAAGTCTTGAAATGGGCAGATGAGCAGCAGTTACAGCGAGCGATCGTCACCAATGCCCCGGTCGAGAACGTAGAGTTTATGCTGCGGGTGCTCCACCTGGAAGAAGTATTTCCGCTGGTCATTCTGGGCGATGAACTGCCGTTGGGCAAACCTGACCCCATGCCTTATCTGGCTGCGCTCGATCATCTCAATATTACTGCCGAAGAAGCGATCGCCTTTGAAGACTCGCCATCGGGAATTCGCTCTGCTGTTGCTGCCGGAATTCCGACCGTTGGGATTGCCTCAACTCACGACCCGCAAAGGCTCTATCAGCTTGGCGCTACGCTGGTTGTAGATGACTTCACCGCTAAACATCTCTGGACACTCTTACAGCATCCCTCCATTCCCGCGACCTCCTCATCCCGCTAA
- a CDS encoding phenylpyruvate tautomerase MIF-related protein: MPLIKVQTSIAVPDKSQVETLLKQLSASLAEHLGKPESYVMTALEPNIAMTFAGTTDSVCYIEIKSVGAMTPTQTKAMSQDFCRTIEQALGVPINRTYIEFADAKGAMWGWNGSTF; this comes from the coding sequence ATGCCTTTAATCAAAGTCCAAACTTCGATCGCTGTCCCAGATAAAAGCCAAGTTGAAACACTGCTCAAACAACTGTCTGCGAGTTTAGCAGAGCATCTGGGCAAGCCTGAGTCTTATGTGATGACGGCTCTTGAACCAAATATTGCGATGACCTTTGCCGGAACAACTGACTCGGTTTGCTACATTGAGATTAAGAGTGTTGGGGCAATGACTCCAACCCAGACAAAAGCGATGAGTCAGGATTTTTGTCGGACGATCGAGCAAGCACTGGGTGTTCCGATAAACCGCACTTACATCGAATTCGCTGATGCAAAAGGCGCGATGTGGGGCTGGAATGGCTCAACCTTCTAA
- a CDS encoding flavin reductase family protein translates to MLRKIPHGLYICGVKEGEDVNGFTASWVMQASFQPPLVVNCVKQDSKSHSMIQSSQVFALSILEAGQKDLAQKFFKPQRRVGNKFEDVEFYLGETGCPIISDTLGYVECRVVGSVAQGDHTVFVGEVIASGVHREGDPLLLESTGWQYGG, encoded by the coding sequence ATGCTGCGGAAAATCCCACATGGACTTTATATCTGTGGGGTTAAAGAGGGAGAAGATGTAAACGGCTTTACCGCAAGCTGGGTAATGCAGGCATCGTTTCAACCACCTCTAGTTGTGAACTGCGTTAAGCAAGATTCCAAGTCGCACAGCATGATTCAATCGAGCCAGGTTTTTGCCTTGAGCATCCTGGAGGCAGGACAGAAAGATCTAGCACAAAAATTCTTTAAACCTCAGCGACGGGTCGGCAACAAGTTTGAAGATGTTGAATTTTACCTAGGCGAAACGGGTTGCCCCATTATTTCTGATACGCTCGGCTACGTTGAATGTCGCGTTGTTGGCTCTGTTGCACAAGGTGATCACACTGTTTTCGTGGGTGAAGTCATCGCCTCAGGCGTTCATCGAGAAGGCGATCCGCTGCTGTTGGAAAGTACAGGTTGGCAGTACGGCGGATAA